A window of the Tenebrio molitor chromosome 1, icTenMoli1.1, whole genome shotgun sequence genome harbors these coding sequences:
- the Pkn gene encoding serine/threonine-protein kinase N isoform X5 encodes MLVLKKAGIQSESHHHHHHGHVGSLSAVGVCLKQNYLGDYIRHPVLYELSHKYGLPTENISDSQLSSKLEELKEIIRREIRKELKIKEGAEKLRGVSTDRRSLSHVATIVKNSNWKLAELKNELSELESQIILSQGQTPSTPSSNGDSIPRSTLDGHNDKVNPSQYTKLENLERQLNIELKVKQGAENMIHSITGKDKKLLSEAQQMLQDSRKKIEYLKMKIIKTKHDSQRGSVHDLTANGDVNHREFEPPLDERIEDLKHRLRVEAAVVEGAKNVIKLLQNGSKDKSDKKLLSEAQDSLRASSMKLDLLRKSLELRKAELPADSPVAIQLKEELANAQTFSPTSVHYTSLQPFRERPNGNKIMTSSSTFSRCAAVTGTLEVRLMGCQDLLEDVPGRPRKEADGSSSPMDLRFFKKGVTGRGSSKSYSIKDEVSEEIMAMLKLDNTTVAQTNWKPCSQQAWDQRFSIELDKSRELEIGIYWRDWRSLCAVKFLKLEEFIDDERHGMALHLEPQGLLFAEIKFLNPMISKQPKLQRQKRIFKQVMPRAKQMNINIVTWGRWMKQSSRIPNSRTIAVSQSNEMPPEEQEDKPETPGETPDPQAFGLGGQRPLGLGVAVLPETPPPVPTAPPPVAKKRICVTPPPVPPRLDPEPPLEAANVVRRPVARELGYRDSAYESRRHSQYTGMSIDNFKLISVLGRGHFGKVILSQYRNTGEYFAIKALKKGDIIARDEVESLLSEKRIFEVANSIRHPFLVNLFACFQTEAHVCFVMEYAAGGDLMMHIHADVFSETRAVFYAACVVLGLQYLHENKIIYRDLKLDNLLLDTEGYVKIADFGLCKEGMGFGDRTGTFCGTPEFLAPEVLTETSYTRAVDWWGLGVLIFEMLVGESPFPGDDEEEVFDSIVNDEVRYPRFLTLESIAIMRRLLRKSPDRRLGSSERDAEDVKKQAFFRHIQWDELLHRRIPPPFVPTVHSMEDVSNFDEEFTSEKPHLTPPKEPRPLTEQDQYLFREFTYIADWC; translated from the exons GGCGACTACATAAGACACCCAGTCCTCTATGAGTTGTCTCACAAATATGGCTTGCCCACCGAAAACATTTCGGATTCTCAGCTGTCGAGCAAGCTGGAAGAGTTGAAGGAAATTATAAGAAGAGAAATTCGGAAAGAATTGAAGATCAAAGAGGGTGCGGAAAAATTGAGGGGAGTTTCCACGGACAGGAGGTCTCTTAGTCACGTCGCCACCATTGTAAAAAACTCCAACTGGAAACTagccgaattaaaaaatgaactcaGCGAATTGGAGTCACAAATTATACTCTCTCAGGGACAGACGCCATCTACACCATCATCCAATGGGG ataGTATACCACGATCCACCCTAGACGGCCATAATGACAAAGTTAACCCCAGTCAGTATACGAAGTTAGAGAATTTGGAAAGACAGTTGAATATCGAACTGAAGGTGAAGCAAGGCGCCGAGAACATGATTCACAGCATCACAGGTAAAGATAAAAAACTGCTGTCGGAAGCTCAACAAATGCTGCAGGATTCTCGAAAGAAAATAGAATATCTTAAAATGAAGATAATAAAG ACGAAACATGACAGCCAGCGCGGATCCGTACACGATCTTACTGCCAACGGTGACGTGAACCATCGGGAGTTCGAACCACCCTTAGATGAGCGAATAGAAGACTTGAAGCACAGGTTGAGAGTCGAGGCGGCGGTTGTAGAAGGTGCTAAAAACGTAATCAAATTACTGCAAAACGGCAGTAAAgacaagagcgacaaaaagtTGCTCTCGGAG GCGCAAGACAGTTTGAGGGCCAGCAGCATGAAGTTGGATTTGTTGAGGAAGTCTCTGGAGCTGAGAAAAGCGGAGTTGCCGGCTGATTCGCCCGTTGCCATTCAGCTCAAAGAAGAACTGGCGAATGCTCAAACTTTTAGTCCTACGTCTGTACATTACACCAGCCTGCAGCCGTTCAGAGAACGACCCAACGGCAACAAGATCATGACGTCTTCGTCGACATTCAGCAGATGCGCGGCGGTTACCGGTACCTTAGAAGTGAGACTGATGGGTTGTCAGGATCTTCTCGAAGACGTTCCCGGAAGACCACGAAAAGAAGCCGACGGAAGTTCCAGTCCGATGGACTTGAGGTTTTTCAAAAAGGGCGTCACCGGAAGGGGCTCCTCGAAGAGTTACAGTATTAAAGACGAAGTCAGCGAAGAAATCATGGCAATGCTCAAACTCGATAACACAACAGTTGCTCAAACAAATTGGAAACCTTGCTCACAACAGGCCTGGGATCAGAG GTTTTCGATAGAACTAGATAAATCACGGGAATTGGAAATCGGAATTTATTGGCGAGACTGGAGGTCACTGTGCGcagtgaaatttttaaaattggaaGAATTCATCGACGACGAACGACACGGGATGGCTTTGCATTTAGAACCTCAAGGCTTGCTCTTCGCCGAA ATCAAATTCTTGAACCCCATGATATCAAAACAGCCCAAGTTACAAAGACAGAAGAGGATATTCAAACAAGTGATGCCCAGAGCAAAACAAATGAACATCAACATAGTCACCTGGGGACGGTGGATGAAGCAGTCGTCACGTATTCCGAACAGCAGGACCATCGCCGTCTCCCAGTCGAACGAAATGCCACCT GAAGAGCAAGAAGACAAACCGGAGACTCCGGGCGAGACCCCGGACCCCCAGGCTTTCGGTTTGGGCGGTCAGCGTCCGCTGGGTTTGGGAGTCGCAGTCCTGCCGGAAACGCCGCCACCTGTTCCTACGGCGCCGCCTCCGGTTGCCAAGAAGAGGATATGCGTGACGCCACCTCCCGTACCTCCGAGACTGGATCCAGAG CCTCCACTAGAGGCCGCCAACGTTGTCAGGCGTCCCGTGGCCCGTGAGCTGGGCTACAGGGACAGCGCTTACGAGTCCCGTCGTCATTCGCAGTACACTGGAATGAGCATCGACAACTTTAAGTTGATCAGCGTGTTGGGCAGAGGTCACTTCGGTAAAGTAATCCTGTCGCAGTATCGAAATACGGGCGAGTATTTCGCCATAAAGGCCCTGAAGAAGGGCGACATAATAGCCAGAGACGAAGTGGAGTCGTTGCTTTCCGAAAAGCGCATCTTCGAAGTGGCCAACTCGATCCGACATCCGTTCTTGGTCAACTTGTTCGCGTGTTTCCAGACCGAAGCGCACGTGTGTTTCGTGATGGAGTACGCGGCCGGTGGCGACTTGATGATGCACATCCACGCGGACGTCTTCAGCGAGACGAGGGCCGTGTTTTACGCGGCCTGCGTCGTGCTAGGCCTGCAGTATTTGCACGAGAACAAAATCATTTATCGCGATTTGAAGTTGGACAATTTGCTGTTGGACACCGAAGGTTACGTGAAGATCGCCGATTTCGGCCTTTGCAAGGAAGGAATGGGCTTCGGAGACAGGACGGGGACGTTCTGCGGGACGCCGGAGTTTTTAGCGCCGGAAGTGCTGACGGAGACGTCGTATACTAGAGCTGTCGACTGGTGGGGTTTGGGAGTTTTGATATTCGAAATGCTCGTGGGAGAG TCTCCGTTCCCGGGTGACGACGAGGAAGAAGTGTTTGACTCCATAGTAAACGACGAAGTTCGCTATCCGAGGTTCCTGACGTTAGAGTCCATAGCGATCATGAGACGA TTGTTGCGCAAGAGCCCAGACCGACGGTTAGGTTCCAGCGAAAGAGACGCCGAAGACGTGAAGAAACAAGCATTCTTCAGACACATCCAGTGGGACGAATTGTTACACAGACGGATTCCGCCTCCGTTCGTACCCACCGTG CACTCCATGGAGGACGTAAGCAATTTTGATGAAGAGTTCACATCGGAAAAACCGCATTTGACACCTCCGAAAGAACCGCGACCCCTGACGGAACAAGATCAGTACCTCTTCAGAGAGTTCACGTACATAGCTGACTGGTGCTGA
- the Pkn gene encoding serine/threonine-protein kinase N isoform X3 translates to MWIWEKTCGQDNYFEGDYIRHPVLYELSHKYGLPTENISDSQLSSKLEELKEIIRREIRKELKIKEGAEKLRGVSTDRRSLSHVATIVKNSNWKLAELKNELSELESQIILSQGQTPSTPSSNGDSIPRSTLDGHNDKVNPSQYTKLENLERQLNIELKVKQGAENMIHSITGKDKKLLSEAQQMLQDSRKKIEYLKMKIIKTKHDSQRGSVHDLTANGDVNHREFEPPLDERIEDLKHRLRVEAAVVEGAKNVIKLLQNGSKDKSDKKLLSEAQDSLRASSMKLDLLRKSLELRKAELPADSPVAIQLKEELANAQTFSPTSVHYTSLQPFRERPNGNKIMTSSSTFSRCAAVTGTLEVRLMGCQDLLEDVPGRPRKEADGSSSPMDLRFFKKGVTGRGSSKSYSIKDEVSEEIMAMLKLDNTTVAQTNWKPCSQQAWDQRFSIELDKSRELEIGIYWRDWRSLCAVKFLKLEEFIDDERHGMALHLEPQGLLFAEIKFLNPMISKQPKLQRQKRIFKQVMPRAKQMNINIVTWGRWMKQSSRIPNSRTIAVSQSNEMPPEEQEDKPETPGETPDPQAFGLGGQRPLGLGVAVLPETPPPVPTAPPPVAKKRICVTPPPVPPRLDPEAHFTLQSAAALKEFDFLEEQEMSRTGPLLIPSAPSTPVVLPEQLVPPSPQPVIEFPDDEPPLEAANVVRRPVARELGYRDSAYESRRHSQYTGMSIDNFKLISVLGRGHFGKVILSQYRNTGEYFAIKALKKGDIIARDEVESLLSEKRIFEVANSIRHPFLVNLFACFQTEAHVCFVMEYAAGGDLMMHIHADVFSETRAVFYAACVVLGLQYLHENKIIYRDLKLDNLLLDTEGYVKIADFGLCKEGMGFGDRTGTFCGTPEFLAPEVLTETSYTRAVDWWGLGVLIFEMLVGESPFPGDDEEEVFDSIVNDEVRYPRFLTLESIAIMRRLLRKSPDRRLGSSERDAEDVKKQAFFRHIQWDELLHRRIPPPFVPTVHSMEDVSNFDEEFTSEKPHLTPPKEPRPLTEQDQYLFREFTYIADWC, encoded by the exons GGCGACTACATAAGACACCCAGTCCTCTATGAGTTGTCTCACAAATATGGCTTGCCCACCGAAAACATTTCGGATTCTCAGCTGTCGAGCAAGCTGGAAGAGTTGAAGGAAATTATAAGAAGAGAAATTCGGAAAGAATTGAAGATCAAAGAGGGTGCGGAAAAATTGAGGGGAGTTTCCACGGACAGGAGGTCTCTTAGTCACGTCGCCACCATTGTAAAAAACTCCAACTGGAAACTagccgaattaaaaaatgaactcaGCGAATTGGAGTCACAAATTATACTCTCTCAGGGACAGACGCCATCTACACCATCATCCAATGGGG ataGTATACCACGATCCACCCTAGACGGCCATAATGACAAAGTTAACCCCAGTCAGTATACGAAGTTAGAGAATTTGGAAAGACAGTTGAATATCGAACTGAAGGTGAAGCAAGGCGCCGAGAACATGATTCACAGCATCACAGGTAAAGATAAAAAACTGCTGTCGGAAGCTCAACAAATGCTGCAGGATTCTCGAAAGAAAATAGAATATCTTAAAATGAAGATAATAAAG ACGAAACATGACAGCCAGCGCGGATCCGTACACGATCTTACTGCCAACGGTGACGTGAACCATCGGGAGTTCGAACCACCCTTAGATGAGCGAATAGAAGACTTGAAGCACAGGTTGAGAGTCGAGGCGGCGGTTGTAGAAGGTGCTAAAAACGTAATCAAATTACTGCAAAACGGCAGTAAAgacaagagcgacaaaaagtTGCTCTCGGAG GCGCAAGACAGTTTGAGGGCCAGCAGCATGAAGTTGGATTTGTTGAGGAAGTCTCTGGAGCTGAGAAAAGCGGAGTTGCCGGCTGATTCGCCCGTTGCCATTCAGCTCAAAGAAGAACTGGCGAATGCTCAAACTTTTAGTCCTACGTCTGTACATTACACCAGCCTGCAGCCGTTCAGAGAACGACCCAACGGCAACAAGATCATGACGTCTTCGTCGACATTCAGCAGATGCGCGGCGGTTACCGGTACCTTAGAAGTGAGACTGATGGGTTGTCAGGATCTTCTCGAAGACGTTCCCGGAAGACCACGAAAAGAAGCCGACGGAAGTTCCAGTCCGATGGACTTGAGGTTTTTCAAAAAGGGCGTCACCGGAAGGGGCTCCTCGAAGAGTTACAGTATTAAAGACGAAGTCAGCGAAGAAATCATGGCAATGCTCAAACTCGATAACACAACAGTTGCTCAAACAAATTGGAAACCTTGCTCACAACAGGCCTGGGATCAGAG GTTTTCGATAGAACTAGATAAATCACGGGAATTGGAAATCGGAATTTATTGGCGAGACTGGAGGTCACTGTGCGcagtgaaatttttaaaattggaaGAATTCATCGACGACGAACGACACGGGATGGCTTTGCATTTAGAACCTCAAGGCTTGCTCTTCGCCGAA ATCAAATTCTTGAACCCCATGATATCAAAACAGCCCAAGTTACAAAGACAGAAGAGGATATTCAAACAAGTGATGCCCAGAGCAAAACAAATGAACATCAACATAGTCACCTGGGGACGGTGGATGAAGCAGTCGTCACGTATTCCGAACAGCAGGACCATCGCCGTCTCCCAGTCGAACGAAATGCCACCT GAAGAGCAAGAAGACAAACCGGAGACTCCGGGCGAGACCCCGGACCCCCAGGCTTTCGGTTTGGGCGGTCAGCGTCCGCTGGGTTTGGGAGTCGCAGTCCTGCCGGAAACGCCGCCACCTGTTCCTACGGCGCCGCCTCCGGTTGCCAAGAAGAGGATATGCGTGACGCCACCTCCCGTACCTCCGAGACTGGATCCAGAG gCGCACTTTACGTTGCAGAGTGCCGCCGCACTGAAGGAGTTTGATTTCTTAGAGGAACAGGAGATGTCTCGTACGGGACCTCTTCTGATTCCTTCTGCACCTTCTACACCTGTAGTGCTTCCTGAGCAGTTGGTTCCTCCTAGTCCTCAGCCAGTAATTGAGTTTCCAGATGACGAG CCTCCACTAGAGGCCGCCAACGTTGTCAGGCGTCCCGTGGCCCGTGAGCTGGGCTACAGGGACAGCGCTTACGAGTCCCGTCGTCATTCGCAGTACACTGGAATGAGCATCGACAACTTTAAGTTGATCAGCGTGTTGGGCAGAGGTCACTTCGGTAAAGTAATCCTGTCGCAGTATCGAAATACGGGCGAGTATTTCGCCATAAAGGCCCTGAAGAAGGGCGACATAATAGCCAGAGACGAAGTGGAGTCGTTGCTTTCCGAAAAGCGCATCTTCGAAGTGGCCAACTCGATCCGACATCCGTTCTTGGTCAACTTGTTCGCGTGTTTCCAGACCGAAGCGCACGTGTGTTTCGTGATGGAGTACGCGGCCGGTGGCGACTTGATGATGCACATCCACGCGGACGTCTTCAGCGAGACGAGGGCCGTGTTTTACGCGGCCTGCGTCGTGCTAGGCCTGCAGTATTTGCACGAGAACAAAATCATTTATCGCGATTTGAAGTTGGACAATTTGCTGTTGGACACCGAAGGTTACGTGAAGATCGCCGATTTCGGCCTTTGCAAGGAAGGAATGGGCTTCGGAGACAGGACGGGGACGTTCTGCGGGACGCCGGAGTTTTTAGCGCCGGAAGTGCTGACGGAGACGTCGTATACTAGAGCTGTCGACTGGTGGGGTTTGGGAGTTTTGATATTCGAAATGCTCGTGGGAGAG TCTCCGTTCCCGGGTGACGACGAGGAAGAAGTGTTTGACTCCATAGTAAACGACGAAGTTCGCTATCCGAGGTTCCTGACGTTAGAGTCCATAGCGATCATGAGACGA TTGTTGCGCAAGAGCCCAGACCGACGGTTAGGTTCCAGCGAAAGAGACGCCGAAGACGTGAAGAAACAAGCATTCTTCAGACACATCCAGTGGGACGAATTGTTACACAGACGGATTCCGCCTCCGTTCGTACCCACCGTG CACTCCATGGAGGACGTAAGCAATTTTGATGAAGAGTTCACATCGGAAAAACCGCATTTGACACCTCCGAAAGAACCGCGACCCCTGACGGAACAAGATCAGTACCTCTTCAGAGAGTTCACGTACATAGCTGACTGGTGCTGA